CCCACCGCGACCGCCAGCAGCGCGGCGCGGACACGGACAGGTGCGGGCGCCACCACCTGCGCCACTTCCTCACTCTACCACGGCAGCCACGGCTGGAGGAGGTGATTGGGTGTGCAGGGAAGAGGTGGTCGTGCGCCTCCTGCGCCTGTTAGCAGTGCTGGGGCTGGTGGTCCTGCTGCTCCTGGCCGGCGGAACGGTCTACCTGGTGCGGCGCCCCTTCCCCCAGATCCAGGGCACGCTGATCCTGGCCGGACTGACTGCGCCGGTGGAGGTGGTCCGCGACCGCTGGGGCCTGCCCCACATCTTCGCCCAGGGTGCCCGTGACCTCTTCTTCGCCCAGGGGTACGTGCACGCGCAGGACCGCCTCTGGCAGATGGAGCTCTTCCGCCGCACCTCCGCCGGCCGCCTCTCGGAACTGTTTGGTCCAACGACGCTGCAGGTGGACCGCCTGATGCGCGTGGTCGGCCTGCGTCGCGCCGCCCAGGCCACCTGGGCAGCGGCGGCCGGCGACCCGGCCATGGCGGAGGCGGTGGAGGCGGCGCAGGCGTACAGCGAGGGCGTTAACGCCTTCATCTCCTCCCACCGCCACCGCCTGCCCCTGGAGTTTGTCATCCTGCGGGCACAACCCGAGCCCTGGACGCCGGTGGACAGCCTGGCCTTCGGGAAGCTCATGGCCTGGGTGCTGGGCGGGAACTGGCGCGCCGAGGTCCTGCGGGCTGCGCTGGTCGAGGGGTTTGGCCCGGAGGGCGCGGAGGCACTGCTGCCACAGCAGTTCCCCGGGGCACCGGCGATTCTCGGTCACGCCGGCCGCCGCGCCCACCGCGCCACGGTGGCAGCACCTACGGCAGCCCCTGCGGCTGGTGCGGAGCCTTTGGCAGGCGCCTCCCTCCTGGCGGGGTCTCCTGGTACCGGCAGCAACAGCTGGGTAGTCGCTCCGGCCCGCTCCGCCAGCGGCGGCGCGCTGCTGGCCAACGACCCGCACCTGGACGCACAGATGCCCTCCATCTGGCACATCGACCACCTGGCCGGTGGGGCCTATAACGTCATCGGGGTGGCCTTCCCCGGGGTCCCCGGGATCATCATCGGGCACAACCGGCACATCGCCTGGGGCCTGACCAATGCCATGGAGGATACCCAGGACCTCTACCTGGAACGTTTCCACTTCGCCGACCCCACCCTTTACCTCTTCCGCGGCCGCTGGGAGCGAGCGCGGGTCATCCGTGAGGAGATCAATGTGAGGGGGCGGCGGGACCCCGAGACGATCCACGTGCGCCTCACCCGCCACGGCCCCATCCTCAATCCCGCCATCGAGGGGCTCAAGGGGTTTGTGGCCCTGCGCTGGGCGGCCCTGGAGCCGGACCGACTCTTGGCCGCCCTGCTGGGGGTCAACCGGGCGTCCTCCTGGGAGGAGTTCCGCGCCGCGCTGCGCCACTGGTCCGCTCCAGCCCAGAACGTCGTTTACGCCGACCGCGCGGGCAACATCGGCTACGTCATGCCGGGCCGCCTCCCGCGGCGGGGGGCCGGCCACGACGGCCGCTTACCGGTGCCGGGGTGGAGCGGAGAGTACGAGTGGCAGGGCTTCCTTTCCCCCCAGGAGCTCCCCGCCCTCTTTAACCCGCCGCGGGGATACATCGTCACCGCCAACAACCGGGTCGCCCCCCCGGACTACCCGCACCTCCTGGGGACGGCGTATGACATCGGCGTACGCGCTTTGCGCATCACCTCCCTCCTGGAGGCCGAACCGCGTCTGGACCTGGAACGGATGGCCCGCATCCAGCTGGACCAGACCTCCCCGCTGGCGCAGCGGTTCGTCGCCGCCTGGCAGGAGGTACGCATCGGCGACCCGGACCTGGCCGCGCTCTTTGCCGAGATCACCCGCTGGGACGGCCGGCTCTCTGCCGACAGCCGGCCCGCCCTCCTCTACCAGGCACTCCTGCTGGAACTGCTGCGCACGCTCTTCGAAGAGACGCTGGGGTCGGAGCTCTTCCGCCGCTACCTGCACACGCAGGCGGCGGTATTGCGCCTGCTCCAGTTGAGCGAGGACCCGGACGATCCATGGTGGGGCGAGGGGCGGGACCGGACCATCGAGGAGGCCCTGCGCCGCACGGTGAGGGACCTGGAGCGCCGCCTTGGCCCGGACCGCAGCAGGTGGCGCTGGGGAAGGGTGCACACCCTGGCCCTGGAGCATCCCCTGGGGCGCGTGCGCGTGCTGGCACCGGTCTTCAACGGGCCCGCCCCGGCCACCGGCGGCGACACCTTCACCGTCAACGTGGCCACCTACGACCCCGAGATGCCCTACCGCCAGGTGGTGGTTCCCTCCATGCGCCTGCTGGTCGACACCGGCAACTGGGAGACGGCCCGCATCATCCACACCACCGGCCAGAGCGGGCTTCCCTTCCACCGCCACTACCGCGACCTGACGGCGCTGTGGGCGCGCGGCGAGTACATCCCCCTGCTCTACGCCCGGCCAGCCATCGCCGCGGCGGCGGAGGGTGTGCTCACCCTGCGGCCGCCGTGAGGCCGGAGCGTAGCGGAACCCTCCTCCGGGGGCGGGATCGCATCCCGTTGGTGCCAGCGCATCATGGATGGCCGTCCCAAGGCGCGTTAGACTAAAGTGGCCATGGAGACCGCAGCCCAAACCCAGTTCCCCTCAGCACCGCGCCGCGCTGCCGTCCTGGGCGCGGGGGTGATGGGGCGGGCCATCGCCGCCCACCTGGCCAATGCCAGCATCCCCACCGTCATGCTGGACCTGGAGGATCTGGCGTACAAGGCGCATCAGAGCCTGCGCCGCATCGAGCCGGCGCCGCTCTTCCTCCCCGAGCTGGACCGGCTGATCGCACCCGGCAACCTGCAGCGCGACCTGCCCCGGGCCGCGGAGGCCGACTGGATCATCGAGGCAATCATCGAGGACCTGCCGGCCAAGCAGGCGCTGCTGGCCCGCCTGCAGCCCTTGTGGCGGCCGGGCACGGTGGTCAGCACCAACACCTCGGGCCTGCCGGTCAGCCGCATCGCTGAGGAGGCGCCGGCTGAATTCCGCCGCTTCTTCCTGGGCACACACTTTTTCAACCCGCCCCGCTACATGAAGCTGCTGGAGGTCATCCCCACCCCGCAGACCGACCCGGCCGTCCTGGCCACCGTAACCGGATGGGCCGACCGGCTGCTGGGCAAAGGGGTCGTCCACTGCAAGGACACGCCCAACTTCATCGCCAACCGCCTGGGCACCTACGGCTTCCTCCGGACGGTGCAGCTGATGGACGAGTTCGGCCTGACGGTGGAGGAGGTGGACGAGCTGACCGGGCCGCTGCTGGGGCGGCCGCGCACCGCCACCTTCCGCCTCCTGGACCTGGCCGGGCTGGATGTGGCCCTGGCCGTGGCCGAGCACGCCTACGCCAGCCTGGCCCACGACGAGGCCCGCGAGGTCTTCCGCCCTCCGGTGCCGCTGCAGGAGATGGTGCGCCGCGGCTGGGTGGGGGAGAAGAGCGGCGGCGGCTTCTACCGGCGCGTCAATGGCGAGATCCAGGTCCTGGACCTGGCCACCATGACCTACCGACCGCGGCGGAAGGCCTCCTTCCCCTGGGTGGAGACGGCAATGACGCTACAGGACCCGGGCGCCCGCCTGCGCCAGGCCACGGCAGCCAGGGACCGCGGCGGGCAGTTCCTCTGGGCCCTTGTGCGCGACCTGCTGGTTTATGCGGCGCGGCGCATCCCCGAAATCTCTGACGACGTGGTCAACGTGGACCGAGCGGTACGCTGGGGCTTCAACTGGGAGTTCGGTCCTTTCGAGACCTGGGACCTGCTGGGTGTGCCGGAGCTGGCCAAGC
The Armatimonadota bacterium genome window above contains:
- a CDS encoding penicillin acylase family protein yields the protein MCREEVVVRLLRLLAVLGLVVLLLLAGGTVYLVRRPFPQIQGTLILAGLTAPVEVVRDRWGLPHIFAQGARDLFFAQGYVHAQDRLWQMELFRRTSAGRLSELFGPTTLQVDRLMRVVGLRRAAQATWAAAAGDPAMAEAVEAAQAYSEGVNAFISSHRHRLPLEFVILRAQPEPWTPVDSLAFGKLMAWVLGGNWRAEVLRAALVEGFGPEGAEALLPQQFPGAPAILGHAGRRAHRATVAAPTAAPAAGAEPLAGASLLAGSPGTGSNSWVVAPARSASGGALLANDPHLDAQMPSIWHIDHLAGGAYNVIGVAFPGVPGIIIGHNRHIAWGLTNAMEDTQDLYLERFHFADPTLYLFRGRWERARVIREEINVRGRRDPETIHVRLTRHGPILNPAIEGLKGFVALRWAALEPDRLLAALLGVNRASSWEEFRAALRHWSAPAQNVVYADRAGNIGYVMPGRLPRRGAGHDGRLPVPGWSGEYEWQGFLSPQELPALFNPPRGYIVTANNRVAPPDYPHLLGTAYDIGVRALRITSLLEAEPRLDLERMARIQLDQTSPLAQRFVAAWQEVRIGDPDLAALFAEITRWDGRLSADSRPALLYQALLLELLRTLFEETLGSELFRRYLHTQAAVLRLLQLSEDPDDPWWGEGRDRTIEEALRRTVRDLERRLGPDRSRWRWGRVHTLALEHPLGRVRVLAPVFNGPAPATGGDTFTVNVATYDPEMPYRQVVVPSMRLLVDTGNWETARIIHTTGQSGLPFHRHYRDLTALWARGEYIPLLYARPAIAAAAEGVLTLRPP
- a CDS encoding 3-hydroxyacyl-CoA dehydrogenase/enoyl-CoA hydratase family protein, with the translated sequence METAAQTQFPSAPRRAAVLGAGVMGRAIAAHLANASIPTVMLDLEDLAYKAHQSLRRIEPAPLFLPELDRLIAPGNLQRDLPRAAEADWIIEAIIEDLPAKQALLARLQPLWRPGTVVSTNTSGLPVSRIAEEAPAEFRRFFLGTHFFNPPRYMKLLEVIPTPQTDPAVLATVTGWADRLLGKGVVHCKDTPNFIANRLGTYGFLRTVQLMDEFGLTVEEVDELTGPLLGRPRTATFRLLDLAGLDVALAVAEHAYASLAHDEAREVFRPPVPLQEMVRRGWVGEKSGGGFYRRVNGEIQVLDLATMTYRPRRKASFPWVETAMTLQDPGARLRQATAARDRGGQFLWALVRDLLVYAARRIPEISDDVVNVDRAVRWGFNWEFGPFETWDLLGVPELAKRLEGEGITPPPVVVQVLQQGGGSFYRRDDARLLYFDFATAAHRPVPPRPGVLLLADLKRVGKAVLTTPDATLVDLGDGVACVEFHTKMNIIGEGTLRILQAALERLEQDFEALVIGNQARDFSAGANLMLLLLEAQEGNWEELELAVRQFQQLNQRLRYARRPVVAAPAGRTLAGGAEICLAAPRVQAAAETYMGLVETGMGLIPAGGGSMEMTKRAMERIPAGVTADALPLLRWAFETVAMAKVARSALEAKQLGLLREADGISMNTDRLIQDAKDVALALARSGYRPPLPSRIRVLGERGQAALRALLYNLKTGGHITAYDEVVAGKLAHVMTGGDVPEGTWVSEEFLLDLEREAFLSLLGEARTQERIRHFLQTGKPLRN